One genomic segment of Colias croceus chromosome 16, ilColCroc2.1 includes these proteins:
- the LOC123698678 gene encoding uncharacterized protein LOC123698678 has product MSDCEDTIGGNSKSPRLGICKSINMQLADLKRQRGTLKGRLTLFERYISKLDKSELNSNSKTELELRIESACTLFQSYNEIQSKIEQLVEDSDIAAQLEYRELFEQQYFSIMANAKCLVNPNSSEKTQSICHQVCNNSMSIKLPVIKLPVFEGAYDQWLEYRNSYLTMIHSRDDLNDIQKFHYLKSSLSGSASHVISALEFTAENYSHAWDLLENRFHNNRLLVHNHVKALFNVQALQSESFVHIRRLIDSTLRNLRALKSLNEPTDSWDTLVVYLIVSKLDQSTEREWETHKGTLLSKNESRNIKLGDLLEFLGNRADMLEMIKTNNVRGVLYNKHNNNNYINSNNNQKYFSKPKTLSQPLTHTHVVNSSRNKPKSDINIKERVCVDCGGEHYLYSCPKFLNRPVQERHVLVKNKNFCRNCIRTDSHVANDCSYGPCKLCKKNHNTLLHNTCLSSNEELSIPASIPSSHKSADTGVHSERINVLTCNAAAAIQPVLLSTALIDVSDSSDNYHTVKALLDNGSQNCFITESLCNRLQIPIIQSTIHISGVGQSISKCSHTCKVNIRSKVNRFNINIQCLVLPRITSKLPSLPIKSQRFQIPKHISLADPTFSVPSDIDILIGADIFWDLLNSDKIKLSDGPYLYDSKLGWIISGPIYNSHSFKTERVQCNLVQINTQLKKFWELEELTDFSSPMSKDDRYCETLFKETTTRDKHGRFSVRIPLKESPELLGDSYTMAKNRFLSLERKLDRLPNYKTLYSEFITEYETLGHMTLIETENIPDLLSKPHYILPHHGVYREDSLTTKLRVVFDASANTSNNKSLNNIQYTGPPLQNDIFSILLRFRQYKYVACADIQKMYRQILIQSDQRNLQLILWRNNRNLPLQLYMLNTVTYGTASAPFLSMRCLKQLALDCNDELVARTINEDFFVDDLITGSNDLESLMELCNKISKLLKQGCFPLHKWTFNCDVSPEMYKDLNIDVNHSSKTLGLGWCTKRDEFYFTTKFTKNYSIVTKRVILSTVAQIYDPLGLLTPVVITAKSLLQKLWLQKLDWDDEVPETIAIAWRKFLCDLQHLHNIKIPRCVIDDNSYKELHIFTDASQDAYGACAYVRLCNNNGTLPVSVHLLCAKSKLAPIKIVSIPRLELCGALVGARLYIKIKQSLRLNFDKIYFWTDSTIVQGWLSMSPHLLKTFVQNRVAQINELTCDTIWRHVKGTDNPADIITRGTTLDTLKYDSNHNWWCGPAFLRDISSKWPDNNKIFISPYSELPEIKHSAVNLHSTQLCSIFDFERYSSFIRLQRVCAYLLRFIDNVRVPIVNGIRVRQTGSLSVDELQRSLDTLTRLAQQESFSEQYYRLKNKLSLNNSKNIKNKLIYNKIAGLNIFLDESNIIRVGGRLSNANDFDYNKKHPVLLSGKHRFSRLLCEYEHKRLLHAGPQLLVYSMRERWWILRARDLAKQVVHNCIVCKRMKGRTLTPLMGNLPSERLEQNFPFMNCGVDYAGPLLILDRKGRGAKLIKSYICLFVCFSTRAIHLELVGSLSTHDYILALNRFIARRGKPYQIFSDNGKNFVGAEKELSVIFNNGSDISDFLSHNQIRLTFIPPYSPHFGGLWEAGVKSCKHHLRRVLGNAGLTREEFETVLTQIEAVLNSRPLSPLSSDPHDFLPLSPAHFLIGRPLTAPICENLTMIKPTRLGRYDHVEQLRQHFWQRWSKEYISELQQRIKWKTNNEDLKQDSLVLIKEDNVPPLKWKLGRVTHVLPGTDGISRVAEIRTAHGIIRRSFAKICPLYPS; this is encoded by the coding sequence ATGAGTGACTGTGAAGATACAATCGGTGGTAATTCTAAATCTCCTCGTTtaggtatttgtaaaagtataaatatgcaGCTCGCTGACTTAAAGAGACAGCGTGGCACGTTAAAAGGCAGGCTAACATTGTTTGAAagatatatttcaaaattagacAAATCAGAATTAAATTCCAATAGCAAAACTGAATTAGAATTACGAATAGAGTCAGCTTGTACACTTTTTCAAAGTTACAATGAAATTCAGAGTAAAATTGAACAATTAGTTGAAGATTCTGATATAGCAGCTCAATTAGAATACCGTGAATTGTTTGAACAGCAGTATTTTTCTATTATGGCTAACGCGAAGTGCTTAGTGAATCCTAACAGTAGTGAAAAAACACAATCTATTTGTCATCAGGTTTGTAATAATTCTATGTCTATTAAATTGCCAGTAATAAAGCTACCTGTCTTTGAGGGTGCTTATGATCAGTGGTTGGAGTATAGGAATTCATATCTCACTATGATACACAGTCGTGATGATCTTAATGATATAcagaaatttcattatttaaaatcttcCCTCAGTGGTTCTGCTTCTCATGTTATTAGTGCATTAGAGTTCACGGCTGAAAACTACTCACACGCATGggatttattagaaaataggTTTCATAATAATCGATTATTAGTACACAATCATGTCAAGGCACTCTTTAATGTTCAGGCACTACAAAGCGAATCGTTTGTTCACATTAGAAGGTTGATAGATTCAACATTACGTAATTTACGTGcattaaaatcattaaacGAACCGACCGATTCATGGGACACTTTGGTTGTCTATTTAATTGTGTCCAAGCTCGATCAGTCCACAGAGCGTGAGTGGGAGACGCATAAAGGTACCTTATTGTCAAAAAATGAATCaagaaacattaaattagGCGATCTATTAGAGTTTCTTGGAAACCGAGCTGATATGTTAGAAATGATAAAAACGAACAATGTGCGCggtgttttatataataaacataacaataataattatattaactcGAATAACAAccagaaatattttagtaagcCTAAAACCTTGTCGCAACCTCTCACACATACACATGTAGTTAATTCATCTCGTAACAAACCTAAATCCGATATCAATATAAAAGAACGTGTTTGTGTTGATTGCGGCGGTGAacattatttgtattcatGTCCGAAATTCTTAAACAGGCCCGTGCAGGAGAGACAtgttcttgtaaaaaataaaaacttttgtcGTAATTGTATTCGCACTGATAGCCATGTAGCAAACGATTGTTCATATGGTCCATGCAAATTATGCAAAAAGAACCATAATACACTACTTCATAATACTTGTCTTAGTTCTAATGAAGAATTAAGTATTCCCGCGTCTATACCTAGTTCGCATAAATCAGCTGATACGGGAGTGCATTCCGAGCGTATAAATGTACTCACGTGCAATGCCGCTGCCGCTATACAACCCGTGTTGCTTTCGACAGCGCTCATTGACGTTTCTGACTCTAGTGATAATTATCACACAGTTAAGGCGCTCCTTGACAACGGAAGTCagaattgttttattacagaatcGTTGTGTAATCGTTTACAAATACCAATAATACAGTCCACTATACATATTTCAGGTGTTGGGCAAAGCATATCAAAATGTTCTCACACCTGTAAGGTAAATATTCGTTCTAAAGTTAatcgttttaatataaatattcaatgctTGGTTCTTCCTCGTATTACATCAAAGTTACCTTCGTTACCAATTAAATCTCAACGCTTCCAAATACCTAAACACATTTCACTCGCGGACCCTACGTTTAGTGTGCCGTCGGATATCGATATCCTTATAGGAGCGGATATATTTTgggatttattaaatagtgaTAAGATTAAGCTTAGTGATGGTCCTTATCTGTACGATTCAAAATTAGGATGGATAATTTCTGGGCCTATTTATAATAGTCACTCGTTTAAGACTGAAAGAGTTCAGTGTAACTTAGTTCAGATTAATACTCAACTGAAAAAATTTTGGGAGTTAGAAGAATTGACTGACTTCTCTTCTCCCATGTCTAAAGATGATCGTTATTGTGAAACGTTATTTAAAGAGACTACGACACGTGACAAACACGGTAGATTCTCTGTTCGCATTCCTCTAAAAGAGTCACCTGAGTTATTAGGTGATTCGTACACTATGGCtaaaaatcgttttttatCTCTCGAAAGAAAGTTGGATCGTTTACCTAATTACAAAACACTTTATAGCGAATTTATTACAGAATATGAAACACTGGGTCATATGACTCTTATTGAAACAGAAAATATTCCAGATTTATTAAGTAAACCACATTATATATTGCCTCATCACGGTGTCTATCGTGAGGATAGTTTAACTACGAAATTACGTGTTGTGTTCGACGCGAGCGCGAATACATCAAACAACAAAtcgttaaataatatacagtatACAGGACCTCCATTACAAAATGATATATTCTCAATTTTACTTAGATTTCGTCAATATAAATACGTAGCCTGCGCAGATATTCAAAAAATGTACAGACAGATTTTAATTCAATCGGATCAACGTAATTTACAGCTGATATTGTGGAGGAATAATCGAAACCTACCTTTACAGTTATATATGCTAAATACAGTGACATATGGAACGGCGTCAGCACCGTTTCTCAGCATGCGTTGCTTAAAACAATTAGCTTTAGACTGTAATGATGAATTAGTTGCAAGGACAATTAACGAGGATTTTTTCGTTGACGATTTAATTACGGGGAGTAATGACCTTGAATCGTTAATGGaattgtgtaataaaatatccaaGTTGTTAAAACAGGGTTGTTTTCCGCTGCATAAATGGACATTTAATTGCGACGTATCTCCTGAAATGTATAAAGACCTAAACATTGATGTAAATCATTCATCCAAAACGTTAGGTTTAGGCTGGTGTACAAAAAGggatgaattttattttacaactaaatttacaaaaaattactCGATAGTTACGAAGCGTGTCATATTATCCACCGTTGCACAAATATATGATCCATTAGGTTTATTAACACCCGTAGTAATCACAGCTAAATCattgttacaaaaattgtGGCTACAAAAATTAGATTGGGACGACGAAGTTCCCGAAACCATAGCGATTGCATGGCGTAAGTTTCTGTGTGATTTGCAAcatttgcataatattaaaatacctcGTTGTGTTATTGATGACAATAGTTACAAGGAGCTTCATATATTTACTGACGCTTCTCAAGATGCCTACGGAGCGTGCGCGTACGTTAGGTTGTGTAATAATAACGGTACTTTACCAGTTTCAGTGCATTTATTGTGTGCAAAAAGTAAATTAGCACCGATAAAGATAGTAAGTATTCCGAGACTCGAACTGTGCGGGGCTTTGGTAGGTGCgagattatatattaaaataaaacaatcccTACGGTtaaatttcgataaaatatatttttggactGACTCAACTATTGTGCAAGGCTGGTTGAGTATGTCGCCGCATTTACTTAAAACCTTCGTTCAAAATCGCGTCGcacaaataaatgaattaacgTGCGATACAATTTGGCGACATGTTAAGGGAACCGATAACCCTGCGGATATTATAACTCGCGGCACGACGTTAGACACGCTGAAGTATGATAGTAATCATAATTGGTGGTGTGGCCCTGCCTTCTTACGCGATATAAGTAGTAAGTGGCcagacaataataaaatatttatttcgccATATAGTGAGTTGCCTGAAATTAAACATAGCGCTGTCAATTTACATTCTACTCAATTATGTTcaatatttgattttgaacGTTATTCGTCATTTATTCGTTTGCAAAGGGTTTGCGCATATTTATTGCGATTCATTGATAATGTTAGAGTGCCTATTGTCAACGGCATTCGTGTGCGACAAACCGGTTCCTTATCTGTAGATGAGTTACAGCGATCACTTGATACATTAACACGGTTGGCTCAACAAGAATCATTTAGTGAGcaatattatagattaaaaaataagttatcattaaataatagtaaaaatattaaaaataaattgatatataataaaatagccggtttaaatatttttctagatGAATCAAATATTATTCGTGTCGGTGGTAGGTTATCTAACGCGAATgattttgattataataaaaaacatcccGTATTGCTTAGTGGGAAGCATCGATTTTCAAGATTATTATGTGAATATGAACATAAACGATTGCTTCATGCTGGACCTCAACTTCTAGTATATTCCATGCGTGAAAGGTGGTGGATTTTGAGGGCTCGCGATTTAGCTAAACAAGTTGTTCATAATTGTATCGTATGCAAACGCATGAAAGGCAGGACATTGACCCCTCTTATGGGTAACTTACCTTCGGAAAGATTAGAACAAAATTTTCCTTTTATGAATTGTGGTGTTGACTATGCCGGGCCACTGCTCATATTGGACCGCAAAGGCAGGGgtgcaaaattaataaagtcaTACATTTGTTTATTCGTTTGTTTTAGTACAAGGGCTATACATTTAGAACTGGTAGGTAGCTTGAGTACacatgattatattttagCATTAAATCGGTTCATAGCACGGCGTGGAAAGCCTTATCAAATCTTTTCAGACAATGGAAAAAATTTCGTTGGTGCTGAAAAAGAATTAtcagtaatttttaataatggtAGTGATATTTCTGATTTTCTTAGTCATAATCAAATTCGTTTAACATTTATACCACCGTACAGTCCTCATTTTGGCGGGTTGTGGGAAGCAGGAGTCAAGTCCTGTAAGCATCATTTGCGGCGGGTGCTGGGCAATGCTGGGTTAACACGTGAAGAGTTTGAAACGGTATTAACGCAAATTGAAGCCGTCCTGAACTCTCGCCCTCTGTCTCCTCTGTCCTCAGATCCTCATGACTTTCTCCCACTTTCTCCAGCCCATTTCCTGATCGGTCGACCACTAACTGCACCTATCTGCGAAAACCTGACGATGATTAAGCCTACGCGATTGGGACGCTATGACCATGTGGAGCAACTTCGACAACATTTTTGGCAGCGTTGGTCGAAAGAATACATTTCAGAGCTTCAACAGCGAATTAAATGGAAAACCAACAATGAGGACCTCAAACAAGATAGCTTAGTTCTGATCAAGGAGGATAATGTTCCCCCTTTAAAATGGAAACTGGGTCGAGTGACGCACGTCTTACCGGGGACTGATGGGATTTCCCGAGTGGCTGAAATACGGACAGCGCACGGCATCATACGTCGATCTTTTGCAAAAATTTGCCCGTTATACCCCTCATGA